The following proteins are co-located in the Paludibaculum fermentans genome:
- a CDS encoding YncE family protein: MISRRTILGGGLAGTAALFTGCNTQPGSGYRGFAFVATAGTPAVAAVDLMAFAVKSRIELPAPPSALVRHPDPAQALIYALAPKSQTLEEIDTKARKRTRGLKLPGVPLAALAQGGKLWCLMQDPAQLTPLDLTAFRAGKPIALPAPPVAFDLSKQTGLGAVTLEDGSLVLVDLAAGRALPPVALEPGLGGVRFRSDGKLVIVAESAAHRLTFVDTANRVIVTQLPLALSPEHMCMTPDGGQLFLTGPGRDAVVIAYVYRTEIAQTSLSGRRPGSMAISSQPEAPSVANYLFVANPEAGSITVFNVATQKVVAVTGVGMDPGTIVVTPDQQYALVLNRASGDLAVIRIAAIAPGRAKSAPLFTMIPVGERPVAAVITEGVG; the protein is encoded by the coding sequence GTGATCTCCAGGCGTACCATCCTGGGTGGCGGCCTTGCAGGCACAGCGGCCCTGTTCACCGGCTGCAATACGCAGCCCGGCTCCGGCTATCGCGGATTCGCCTTTGTGGCGACGGCAGGGACCCCTGCCGTGGCGGCGGTCGACCTGATGGCCTTCGCCGTGAAGTCGAGGATCGAACTGCCGGCTCCCCCCTCCGCCCTGGTACGCCATCCGGATCCGGCGCAAGCCCTAATCTACGCCTTGGCGCCGAAGAGCCAGACCCTGGAAGAGATTGACACCAAGGCCAGGAAGCGAACCCGGGGCTTGAAACTGCCGGGCGTGCCCTTGGCGGCCCTGGCCCAGGGCGGCAAGCTGTGGTGCCTCATGCAGGATCCGGCGCAATTGACGCCGCTGGACTTGACGGCCTTCCGGGCAGGGAAGCCGATTGCGCTGCCGGCGCCTCCGGTTGCTTTCGATCTGTCCAAGCAGACGGGCCTGGGCGCGGTGACGCTGGAGGACGGCTCCCTCGTTCTGGTGGACCTTGCCGCCGGGCGCGCGCTGCCGCCGGTTGCGCTCGAACCAGGCTTGGGCGGAGTCCGTTTCCGCAGCGACGGCAAGCTCGTGATTGTGGCCGAGAGCGCGGCGCACCGGCTGACTTTCGTCGACACCGCAAACCGTGTGATTGTGACCCAGTTGCCGCTGGCGCTGAGTCCCGAGCACATGTGCATGACGCCCGACGGCGGGCAGTTGTTCCTGACCGGACCGGGCCGGGACGCCGTGGTGATCGCCTACGTCTACCGCACCGAGATCGCTCAAACTTCGTTGAGCGGACGCAGGCCGGGCAGTATGGCGATCTCCTCACAACCGGAAGCTCCTTCGGTGGCGAACTACCTGTTTGTGGCAAACCCCGAGGCGGGTTCGATCACGGTCTTCAACGTGGCCACGCAGAAGGTGGTGGCGGTGACGGGCGTGGGCATGGATCCGGGCACCATCGTAGTGACGCCCGACCAGCAGTACGCATTGGTGCTGAATCGGGCGTCTGGCGACCTGGCGGTCATTCGCATTGCGGCGATTGCTCCGGGGCGGGCGAAATCGGCTCCGCTCTTCACCATGATTCCGGTAGGGGAACGGCCTGTGGCGGCCGTGATTACCGAGGGGGTCGGTTGA